From a region of the Triticum aestivum cultivar Chinese Spring chromosome 7D, IWGSC CS RefSeq v2.1, whole genome shotgun sequence genome:
- the LOC123169374 gene encoding putative anthocyanidin reductase, whose product MAGDLGKSSGGARVCVTGATGFVGSWLVRKLLDAGYTVHATMRGTGDEEKVGRLRRLVVPGGVAPERLVLFEADLYDPASFAPAIAGCQSVFLIATPFADGAAEAAVGAVRSILRQCEESGTVKRVIHTASMSTASPLTAAGYKDFIDESCWTPFDVDYPLRSADFDKHMLSKLLSEKELLSYNDGEDPAFEVVTLPLGLVSGDTLLGRVTEALEVAVSPVSGDESRFGFMRLLQTVAGSVPLVHVDDVCAALVFCVARPYPVSGRFLCAAAYPNIHDVVDHYASKYPHLDLLRETEEVARVQPERNKLGELGFRYRYGMEEILDGNVQWAARLGHLDESKLSAQHKDMNPISD is encoded by the exons ATGGCCGGAGATCTGGGTAAGAGCAGCGGCGGCGCCAGGGTGTGCGTGACCGGAGCCACCGGGTTCGTCGGCTCCTGGCTCGTCAGGAAGCTCCTCGACGCAGGCTACACCGTCCACGCCACCATGCGAGGCACCG GAGACGAGGAGAAAgtggggcggctgcggcggctggtGGTCCCCGGCGGGGTGGCGCCGGAGCGGCTGGTGCTGTTCGAGGCCGACCTCTACGACCCCGCCAGCTTCGCGCCGGCCATCGCCGGGTGCCAGTCCGTCTTCCTCATCGCCACGCCGTTCGCCGACGGCGCCGCGGAGGCGGCCGTGGGCGCGGTGCGCTCCATCCTCCGGCAGTGCGAGGAGTCCGGGACGGTGAAGCGCGTCATCCACACCGCGTCCATGTCGACAGCCTCGCCGCTCACCGCCGCCGGGTACAAGGACTTCATCGACGAGTCCTGCTGGACCCCGTTCGACGTGGACTACCCTCTCCGGAGTGCTGACTTCGAT AAGCACATGCTGTCGAAGCTCCTGTCAGAGAAGGAGCTGCTGAGCTACAACGACGGCGAGGACCCGGCGTTCGAGGTGGTGACCCTGCCCTTGGGCCTCGTCTCCGGCGACACGCTCCTCGGCCGCGTCACGGAGGCGCTGGAGGTGGCCGTGTCGCCGGTGTCCGGGGACGAGTCCCGCTTCGGGTTCATGAGGCTGCTGCAGACGGTGGCGGGCTCGGTGCCGCTGGTGCACGTGGACGACGTCTGCGCGGCGCTCGTCTTCTGCGTGGCGCGGCCGTACCCCGTCTCCGGCCGCTTCCTCTGCGCCGCCGCCTACCCGAACATCCACGACGTCGTTGACCACTACGCCAGCAAGTACCCTCACCTCGACCTCCTCAGAGA GACCGAGGAGGTGGCGAGGGTGCAACCTGAGAGGAACAAGCTGGGGGAGCTGGGTTTCCGGTACAGGTACGGGATGGAGGAGATATTGGACGGCAATGTCCAGTGGGCAGCGAGGCTGGGGCACCTTGATGAATCCAAGCTCAGCGCGCAACACAAGGATATGAACCCAATTAGTGATTAG